In Snodgrassella alvi wkB2, the DNA window AATGCCGGAGACAAAGACCAGTACCATACTATCACTGTTAATGGTAACTATACCGGTGGCGGTTTGATGCGTGTTAATACTGTATGGAATAAGGATGGCACTTCTTATAGCGACCGCATTGATATTCATGGCGATGTAGACGGTGCCCCTACAACAGTGCGTACATTAAACGAAAAAGGTATCTATGGCGATGTAACCCTGAAAGAGATTCCTATTCATTCTGCAGTTGTGGTACATGTAGCCGGTAAGAGTAGCGGCAATGATTTTACCGGTTCCGCTCCGACTACTAATGCCGGCGAAGCTCAGCTTAAAAAAATAGATACTACTTCAGGAACTGATTATGCATGGACATTAACCGCACAACCTAAAACACCTGATCCTGTTGTGCCTGTTCCACCCGGACCTACTGTTTCTGATAAGCCTGTTCCGCCAGCACCACCCATAAAAGAAGTACCAATTTATGCAGAACCGGTTTCCGGTTATGTGCAGATGCCTACAGCAGATATGGAACTTGGCTTTACCACGGTTGGTACATTACATGAGCGCCGCGGTGAAAACCAGACTTACAATATCACCGGCTCAAATAATACTGCTCTTGGTGATGATCAGCAGCAGACATGGGGCAGAGTTCTGGTTAAACATCTGGATAAAGATGGTAAAAAACGTCTGGATACCGCTGGTAATCAATCTGTATTACAGATTGGTCATGATTTTATTCTGGATGAAAATGAGAAAACCGGAACACGTCGGCATATTGGTGGCTATGTAGCTTATGGCCATAATGAAAATGATTTCCGCGATGAGTACCGTGCTAAGAATGGTTATATTGTTGATGACCATTACACGGGTAAAGGCCGTACGGATGCAGTAAGTGTTGGCGGTTATGGTACCTTCTACGGCAATAATGGCGGTTATGTGGATCTTGTTGGTCAGGTAACTTATCTGCGCAATAAATACAATGCCCGTTCGAACGAATCTGTACATCAGAACGGCTGGGGTGCAGCTTTATCAGCTGAAACAGGTAAATCATTTATTGTTTATGGAAATAACTGGTTTGTAGAGCCGCAGGCTCAGCTGGTATACCAGTATCTGTCTCTGGATGATTTTAATGACAGGATCCGCCATGTTGACCAGCATGATCCGTCTGCACTGCGCGGTCGTGTAGGTATGCGTTTCGGCTATAATGGTGATACCCGTGATAACCTGCCGTCATCCTCTTTCTATGGTATCGCGAATATCTGGCATGATTTTGTTAATCCAAAATCAGTTGATATTGGTCGTGACAGTCTGAAAGAAGAGTATGCGAAAACCTGGGGCGAACTCGGTCTGGGTATTCAGTTGCCAATCACCCGTCAAAGTGATTTCTACAGCGATATCCGTTACGAGAAAAATTTTGGCAGTGATAAACGCAAAGGCTTTAAAGGTACTATGGGTTATAAATATACCTGGTTATAATGCATTATCCGGCAGTAGCCATATGGTTACTGCTGCTTTCTGCAGGGCACAGCATTTAATGCTGTGCCCTGTTTCTGTTTAAATATTCTTTGGTTTTCTTTTCAGCAAAACAGGCTTGACATTCAACTTAGGTGAAGGTTTAAGCTGTTCTTTTTCTTCATAAGAATCATTATGCACAGAAGAGACTTCCTCAGATATTCGGCCATGGTAAGCGCCGCAGCTACGCTACCGCTTTCTGCTTATGCTCTGAATACTTTGGATTTACCGGTACTGGCTATTCCGCCATTATTAGATACCGGTAAAGATAACAGGATTCAGCTCACTATTCAGCAGGGCACCAGCCGTTTTGGCAAATATCAGACGCAGACATGGGGCTATAATGGTGCTTTGCTTGGTCCTGCTATACGTATTTTCCGGGGCAAACCGGTACAGATAAAACTGCAAAACCAATTAACTGAAGCCACAACAGTACACTGGCATGGTCTGGAAGTACCGGGTGAAGCAGATGGCGGACCTCAGGCCTGTATCCCAGCCGGACAAGCACGAGTAATTGAATTTACCTCAAGCCAGCCTGCTGCAACATGTTGGTTCCACCCGCACCAGCATGGGCAGACCGGACGTCAGGTAGCAATGGGGCTGGCAGGTTTGCTGTTGCTGGAAGATACTGTCAGTACTGGTCTGCCTATCCCCAAAAACTGGGGATTAGATGATATTCCTCTGATCGTACAGGATAAAAAATTTAATGCAGCCGGACAAATTGATTATCAGCTTGATGTTATGAGTGCTGCCATAGGCTGGTTTGGAGATACTCTGCTGTGTAATGGTCAGATATATCCGCAGCATAACGCGCCGCGTGGCTGGTTGCGATTACGTCTGCTTAATGGCTGTAATGCCAGAACACTGAACTTTGCCTGTAGTGATGGCCGCCCTTTATATGTTATTGCCAGTGACGGTGGCTTTCTGCCTCAGCCGGTAACGGTGTCCAGCCTGTCGGTATTGCCCGGTGAACGTTTTGAAGTAATGGTTGACACCAGTAACGGTAAAGCATTTGATTTGCTTACTTTACCGGTAAAACAGAT includes these proteins:
- the cueO gene encoding multicopper oxidase CueO, coding for MHRRDFLRYSAMVSAAATLPLSAYALNTLDLPVLAIPPLLDTGKDNRIQLTIQQGTSRFGKYQTQTWGYNGALLGPAIRIFRGKPVQIKLQNQLTEATTVHWHGLEVPGEADGGPQACIPAGQARVIEFTSSQPAATCWFHPHQHGQTGRQVAMGLAGLLLLEDTVSTGLPIPKNWGLDDIPLIVQDKKFNAAGQIDYQLDVMSAAIGWFGDTLLCNGQIYPQHNAPRGWLRLRLLNGCNARTLNFACSDGRPLYVIASDGGFLPQPVTVSSLSVLPGERFEVMVDTSNGKAFDLLTLPVKQMGMNLPPFDQPCPIVRVSVLSSRNDASLPDQLTSSLPVLPALSQLVHRHFQLSMDPELDSMGMQALQQLAGKSAMPMEHMSMHQSHMEMMHNMHTDKNALDLMHANRINGQTFDMNKPAFAASKGKYECWEISGLGDMMLHPFHIHGTQFRILNENGQPPAAHRSGWKDTVRVEGGVSKVLVKFNHSAPASFPYMAHCHILEHEDTGMMLGFTV